One Caulobacter segnis genomic window carries:
- a CDS encoding TonB-dependent receptor plug domain-containing protein, which yields MALVLAAGASALSVSAAHAQSASKQAAPAKPAETEVTAVDTVIVTGVMAGTVAKKANVSFSVINEDDMSKFTPISADDMLRDMPGVVVESNDGVARNEVFTRGMTIGTGANTSGYFWSTILEDGLPVVPFKFSGFQDGYFYRADISTSRVESVRGGSSATGVTTSVGATFNYITGAVKPGGVIQTRVGFEGDDLHLSWKQVDGAYGWVNKAGDFGVGVSGFYRRSNGQVNPGWDLNHGGQFKVNLYKDYTSANGSGSFNVILKHLDDTNAELTTFQQPTYGYENPQEIPGFGRDVNLFMNGGKQTVPNYFKDGAHTLDPSDGYRYKQDAISLSWRHDTDGPWSFTGAARIQKSTYRGQSYKPQGLASLASATATRERYGLNINNLDRTPGYYQFYNAAGQMVASVANNINGSQLGTNYRTGAACPKVTATTFQAAGLCIVSNSLPNRDIDMRGGVVTATIPNADGTYNSGTVPVDAASKDLVLLTRAEDNARASDDYMGNFTATYRGSNWSVNGGLYVSRSSQKNDNWANGLGVSAWADGQVQNLNVKYVTNTGTTYQLTDAGGWGSYGSGLFTTVSQRAKIREISPYFGASWSPGKWDFNGSAKYQRFDAKTYSETWDTRNSGAASLTNGGLDGDPLTVYDNVYMTKTAAKVITADKHVNNFDYSVAVGYNFSDKHKVYYRWTDAKQPAAGVINRYSTAATLVRPLGPTAFIKGHELAYTFGDRKFNGQVTYFYQNFAVNDYPTGVDKDNVSTYLLPENFNKYFTRGVEAWAKWRINKSLEWSPSVTYLNGKTTEAYTWLNTGANGLGQDDDVLRVDAGILARSPKWTISNTLSYRWGDFRFNARHRWMDVRKLNNNALDKRYLPKQDNLDISAQYTGFSRTQITLDVRNVLNKQYISAYDPMISTNLPTNVQVYDVVAQLPESGYLLKRNAPRSVWLTVRKEF from the coding sequence ATGGCCCTGGTCCTGGCCGCCGGCGCGAGCGCGCTGTCGGTGAGCGCCGCGCATGCCCAGTCCGCGTCCAAGCAGGCCGCGCCCGCCAAGCCGGCCGAGACCGAGGTCACCGCCGTCGACACCGTGATCGTCACGGGCGTCATGGCCGGCACGGTCGCCAAGAAGGCCAATGTCTCGTTCTCGGTGATCAACGAGGACGACATGTCCAAGTTCACCCCGATCAGCGCCGACGACATGCTGCGCGACATGCCCGGCGTGGTGGTCGAGTCCAATGACGGCGTGGCCCGCAACGAGGTCTTCACGCGCGGCATGACCATCGGCACCGGCGCCAACACCTCGGGCTATTTCTGGTCGACCATCCTCGAGGACGGCCTGCCGGTCGTGCCGTTCAAGTTCAGCGGCTTCCAGGACGGCTACTTCTATCGCGCCGACATCTCGACCAGCCGGGTGGAGTCGGTGCGTGGCGGCTCGTCGGCCACCGGCGTGACCACCTCGGTGGGGGCGACCTTCAACTACATCACCGGGGCGGTGAAGCCGGGCGGCGTCATCCAGACCCGCGTCGGCTTCGAGGGCGACGACCTGCACCTGTCGTGGAAGCAGGTCGACGGCGCCTATGGCTGGGTCAACAAGGCGGGCGACTTCGGCGTCGGCGTCAGCGGCTTCTACCGCCGGTCCAACGGCCAGGTGAACCCGGGCTGGGACCTGAACCACGGCGGCCAGTTCAAGGTGAACCTGTACAAGGACTACACCAGCGCGAACGGCTCGGGCTCGTTCAACGTCATCCTCAAGCACCTGGACGACACCAACGCCGAGCTGACCACCTTCCAGCAGCCGACCTACGGCTATGAGAATCCGCAGGAGATTCCGGGCTTCGGCCGCGACGTGAACCTGTTCATGAACGGCGGCAAGCAGACCGTGCCGAACTACTTCAAGGACGGCGCGCACACGCTCGATCCGTCGGACGGCTATCGCTACAAGCAGGACGCCATCTCGCTGAGCTGGCGCCACGACACCGACGGTCCCTGGAGCTTCACCGGCGCGGCGCGCATCCAGAAGTCGACCTATCGCGGCCAGTCGTACAAGCCGCAGGGCCTGGCCTCGCTGGCCTCGGCGACGGCGACCCGCGAGCGTTACGGCCTGAACATCAACAACCTGGATCGCACGCCGGGCTACTACCAGTTCTACAACGCCGCCGGCCAGATGGTCGCCAGCGTGGCCAACAACATCAACGGCTCGCAACTGGGCACGAACTACCGCACCGGCGCGGCCTGCCCGAAGGTGACGGCGACCACCTTCCAGGCCGCCGGCCTGTGCATCGTCTCCAACAGCCTGCCCAACCGCGACATCGACATGCGCGGCGGCGTGGTCACGGCCACCATCCCCAACGCGGACGGGACCTATAACTCCGGCACGGTGCCGGTCGACGCCGCGTCGAAGGATCTGGTCCTGCTGACCCGCGCCGAGGACAATGCCCGTGCGTCCGACGACTATATGGGCAACTTCACGGCCACCTATCGCGGCTCGAACTGGAGCGTGAACGGCGGCCTCTACGTCTCGCGCTCCAGCCAGAAGAACGACAACTGGGCCAACGGCCTGGGCGTCTCGGCCTGGGCCGACGGCCAGGTGCAGAACCTGAACGTCAAGTACGTGACCAACACGGGGACGACCTACCAACTGACCGACGCCGGCGGCTGGGGCTCGTACGGCTCGGGCCTGTTCACCACCGTCTCGCAGCGCGCCAAGATCCGCGAAATCTCGCCCTATTTCGGGGCCAGCTGGTCGCCGGGCAAATGGGACTTCAACGGCAGCGCCAAGTACCAGCGCTTCGACGCCAAGACCTATTCGGAGACCTGGGACACCCGCAATTCCGGCGCGGCGTCGCTGACCAATGGCGGCCTGGATGGCGATCCGCTGACCGTCTACGACAACGTCTACATGACCAAGACCGCGGCGAAGGTCATCACGGCCGACAAGCACGTGAACAACTTCGATTACAGCGTCGCCGTCGGCTACAATTTCAGCGACAAGCACAAGGTCTATTACCGCTGGACCGACGCCAAGCAGCCGGCGGCTGGCGTGATCAATCGCTATTCGACGGCGGCGACCCTGGTGCGCCCGCTGGGCCCGACCGCCTTCATCAAGGGCCACGAGCTGGCCTATACGTTCGGCGATCGCAAGTTCAACGGCCAGGTCACCTACTTCTACCAGAACTTCGCCGTGAACGACTATCCGACCGGCGTCGACAAGGACAACGTCTCGACCTACCTGCTGCCGGAGAACTTCAACAAGTACTTCACGCGCGGCGTCGAGGCCTGGGCCAAGTGGCGGATCAACAAGTCGCTGGAGTGGAGCCCTTCGGTCACCTACCTGAACGGCAAGACGACCGAGGCCTACACCTGGCTGAACACCGGCGCGAACGGCCTGGGCCAGGATGACGACGTGCTGCGCGTCGACGCTGGCATCCTGGCGCGCTCGCCCAAGTGGACCATCAGCAATACGCTGTCCTACCGCTGGGGCGACTTCCGCTTCAACGCCCGCCACCGCTGGATGGACGTTCGCAAGCTGAACAACAACGCCCTCGACAAGCGCTACCTGCCCAAGCAGGACAACCTGGACATCTCGGCCCAGTATACGGGCTTCTCCAGGACCCAGATCACGCTGGATGTCCGCAACGTCCTGAACAAGCAGTACATCTCGGCCTACGACCCGATGATCAGCACCAATCTGCCGACCAATGTGCAGGTCTACGACGTCGTCGCCCAGCTGCCGGAGTCGGGCTACCTGCTCAAGCGCAACGCGCCGCGCTCGGTCTGGCTGACCGTCCGCAAGGAGTTCTAG
- a CDS encoding putative 2OG-Fe(II) oxygenase has product MSNDHDLRLVAPFSPTIIKARMPQGVVQRLNARADAIVARQDEVAARDWSMHLAGAVSTEIRVTDVIGETPGLTDFLYDVARTYSYRCENALMHFSGYERTEELVDRTLRIEIKEGWINDMVAGDYNPAHFHQGCLFSSVGFLRVPDGYEQEFQADKARQNTAGCLQFIDSRSAVGVKNLFTVKPVVGDFYLWPSWMLHCVYPFKSPGVRRSIAVNLALA; this is encoded by the coding sequence ATGAGCAACGACCACGATCTGAGGCTCGTCGCGCCGTTCAGTCCGACGATCATCAAGGCCAGGATGCCCCAGGGCGTCGTCCAGCGTCTCAACGCGCGGGCCGACGCCATCGTGGCGCGCCAGGACGAGGTCGCGGCCCGCGACTGGTCCATGCACCTGGCCGGCGCGGTCAGCACCGAGATCCGCGTCACCGACGTGATCGGCGAGACGCCTGGCCTGACCGACTTCCTCTACGACGTGGCGCGGACCTACAGCTATCGCTGCGAGAACGCCCTGATGCACTTCAGCGGCTACGAACGGACCGAGGAGCTGGTCGACAGGACGCTGCGCATCGAGATCAAGGAAGGCTGGATCAACGACATGGTCGCCGGCGACTACAACCCGGCCCATTTCCACCAGGGCTGCCTGTTCAGCAGCGTCGGGTTCCTGAGGGTTCCGGACGGTTACGAGCAGGAGTTCCAGGCCGACAAGGCCCGGCAGAACACCGCCGGCTGCCTGCAGTTCATCGACAGCCGCAGCGCCGTGGGCGTGAAGAACCTGTTCACGGTCAAGCCCGTCGTCGGCGACTTCTACCTGTGGCCGTCGTGGATGCTGCACTGTGTCTACCCGTTCAAGAGCCCCGGCGTGCGCCGGTCGATCGCCGTCAACCTGGCCCTGGCCTGA